ctgggggagggtgaGCATTTTGACCTGGTTTCAGTACTTatcctgtaacattttttttcctttctgaatttgttcgtgctttctttttctaaaaaggaacTAGGAAATAGGATGTATTCGGTTTTAAGCTTTCCTTTGGATGAAGCTGAATTAAACATGTGGGGTTAATAAACAGTCCACAAGGGACATCCAGCGGCAACTGTGGGACCGGGTGGGGCTGAGCACAGTCGGGCACACAGCCTCTCCTGGGCTGGGAACCGGTCACACCTGAAGATCCTGTCCTGAGGAGGCCCCTGCACCTGTGCCGTCGTGGTGACACAGAGTCTCTCGTTACCTAGCCCCCTCTGGTCAGGCTGCTAGAATATTTACTGCaatgctttacaaaaaaaaaaaaaaaaaaaaaaaaagacttttaccCTCACGTGCTGGAAGCTTCTGGATGCAGTAAGATTTCGTACCATTACAGTCCGTCTTTTCCCTCTTCGTGGCTGAGCCCTCGTATACTTTTaactaagagaataaaaagagaaaacccagGTTCATTGGCTCTTTCCTATGAGTCTCTACTGGCCTCAGCTGGGACACTAAAGCAACAGCTCTTGGGCTTCCAGAAGTTACCTCGGGAGCCTCTGTTGAGTTCAGGTGCCGGGCTGGGGGCGTCTCCCCCAAGCACGCGTGGGCCTTTGTCAACACTCGCCAGGACGTGGCCCTAAAACACTTTGCCATTACTGACGtggagcgggggggaggggagggggcacagcaGCGTGCTCCCCGGAGAGTCGGCCCCGGAAAGCTAGGCTGGTGTGAGAAAGCTGTTACCTTTTTGGTGGTCTAGAACACGTAACGGCAAGGCAGCTCCACCAGCCTGAGAAGCAATGGTCATTTGAACGTTAAAGAAACTCTGGGCCTTCAGAGCCTTTCCGCCGCGGCATCACCGAGAAGCAGGCACGAACGAGGGACTCACAAGAACacaaagggagagaggcagatggATGGAGGGGTTGAACCACGAGGCTCAGCTGGCACAGCCCCGTCCGAGGGGCAGCTCCTGGTCCCCAAGAGCTTCTCGGGCAATGGCTCGAGCcaccacccgcctcccctcctgCAGAGAACGGTTTTACCACCCCACGGCAGCCTGGTTGAGCAGTCGCAGCTTTCGAACAAATGCCAAATAAATAAGAGGTAgcggggaaggagggacagacatTCCCAGAGAGGGGGACGGGCTCCACGGGGCCAGCTATGGACTTCTCTAACAACAGACATTTGTTCACACACAACTTTCTAGGAAGCTTATCAGAACCGCCAACAGAACATTAAGGGTGAATAAACCTTTGTTTGGCTAGATCTGCTGCTTTAGATGCTGAACTTCAGAACCAAAAGCAGGGAAAAAGTCTCACGTAAAAAAGCTTCCACGTGAAGGTGACCAGCTTCGCGAGCCACATCCTCGTGGAAAGGGACAAAACCAGACTTACCTGCAACACCACCAGTGACCTGGGCTAACGGAGAGCCAACCCGTTCTCTGAGTTTCGGGAAAGGACAGAGTGGTGTGTTAGACTCAAAGATTAAATTTGGCCTCATATTGCACACGTTCAAAGGGCGCAACCACTGCGGGGGAGGCAGAAAGTGAAGCCACTGAGGAGCACGGACTGGCCCTCGGATTAGCCCACATTGACCCTCGGATTAGCCCACACTACTGGGTAAAAGAAAGGGCGGGGAGCGGGTCGAGGGGAAAGTTAAGAGGCATTTCAATGCCAGATCCAAAAACCGTTCTGCATTCAGTCAACTGTGAAAAGGAACCCCAGCCCATTTCCACGGCGTGAGCCAGCCACCCAGACCCTGGAAATGGGGAGGCCTGGGAACGTGCATTCACACCTCCTGTTCCACGCCAGCAGTCTGCGAGTTAACACTGATTGACCGTCAGTCATCCTTCGCTGTGTTCATGATGAGTCTCGTTGTAGTCCATGATGTGCAGCTGTCCAACACTGTCCGGGgtcgggggggaggggtgcgggccGTCTAGGCTCGGGGGGGCCTTGCCTTCCGCACCCGGGTCTTGGCCCGGTTCTGTCTTTAGCGTTTCAGAAAGGCTACTGATGGTCACGCTGTCCTCGTCACACTGGCTCTCGCTCTTATTACGAAATAACTCTCGCGCCTTCCTGCCCAGGAAGCTTTTCGAACTGGGAAGGGAGCCGACGGTGGTCGGGATGCTGGTGGCGGGCTCTCCCGTGGTCGTCTCCCACCGACTGCCGAACGGGCCCGCCCTCTGGCTGGGGGGCTTCTCCGGGGTCGAGAGCTCGCCGCTGCCGCCCCCTCTGCTTCCACCGCCGCCCCGCACACCGGCGGGCCTGGGGGGCTTGGTCTCGCCGTTGTGGCCAGGTGCCTCTTCGTTGTGCCCTGTTACAGAATCCGAGCAGCCGTCCTTACAACAGGCAAGCCTGTAAGAAAGCCGGGGAGGATGAAAGGGGTGGTGTTGGCAGCGTCTGTGTTCCGGAGGCACGCACGCGGACACTGAAGGCAGCGCTTCAGAATGGAGAGCCCGAGCGTGAGGTCTCAACGAGGGAAACCGAGTCACGACGAGGGACAGCAGAGGAGATCGCACATGTGAGCACTTCTGTGACCACATCCAGCGATCCAGGGGCAAGGACAGGGACGCACAGAGACAGCTGGGAGCCGTGAGCAAAAGGAAACCGAAGTGCCACAGCCCCGCCGGATCCAGGGGGACGGCTCTTTACGCCCCACGACACGGGCCCTGTTCTGCTGCTGACGCGGCCGAGGCACAGGCCGCTGGCGCCACCTCTGTTCTTACCTTTCTTCTGCCGCTTCTGCCGCTTCTGcgttttcttcttcaagtttctTCAGGAGGCTGTCCTTCTCCAACCTGCCGTACAAATCTAAGATCTCCAACTCAAACACCTGGCTGATCCTCTTCTGAGCCTCATACCTGCTCTCTGCCGCCTGCAGCTGTCCTCTGAAACAGACGGCCCCAAATATAGGAAGCTTTGCATAACGCACACATCACTGCAGAAACCTTCCCCCGTGGGAGTTACCTGGCCTGCAGTTTGACATCctctaaatatttcttctgttccaaAAGAAGGTGGTCTTTCTTGGCCAGGTGAGATTCCAGTTCCAAAATCCGTTTCTGAGAGGTGTCGAGCCTCTGATTCTGCTGGAGGACAtggcttctgtttttttctaattctttccgATATGCAGCTTTCATCATTTccacttcctaaaaaaaaaagcggggggggggggggggcgcgactGGAGTTAGTCTTTTTAGAAAACGAACATGCCACGTCCATGTTGGAAAATCAAGGCGATAAGCACTGAGAAGGCACTCTGGGCCAGTCCTGGTGGAAATCTCAATTAGTACAACTTTTTGGAAAGTAAGCCGGCAGTAAGTATTAATCTAATACCCCTTCCTACAAATCTACCCCTGAGGAAATCATCTGAACCACAAACAGACATTTGGGCACAAAAGGAATCATCTCAGCATACTGAGAAGGGCAAAACACTGGAAGCACCGTTAAGTCAAATGTCAGGAAAACAGTTAAGTGAGTTAAAGCCCATTTCATAAGTTTTTAATAAACTTACAGTTTACACATCagtaaaaggatttttaaaaagcaaactataaAGCCATGCAAATAGGATCAACTATGTAAACACTGACACTCACAAGCATCAAACGAAACTAGGCCAATGTTCAGTTATAGTTTCAACATACTGGTGTCGcgagtctttttttgtttgtttgttggtttgtttcttttcccctcacCCTGACGAAGGGAAAGCTGGCGGGCATGACCCGGCCTGACAGGTTGCTCAGGCAACACGGCACTGGCAGATCAGGTGCCCCATAAGGTTTGGCGATCCCGCCGGGCAGATGGCCGGCCTGCTGACAGACTAAACCGGCTGAACCCAGGACAAGTGCACACTCACGCtcagaaaagacacagaaagaacgCTCTTCTAACAAGCATGTGTTATATTTGCCTTGTGTGTTTTTACTGTGGAAAGATACATATATAACTTACAtagatttgtttttctcaaaaagatacaccataaggaacaaggcaaagagCTTCCATGGAGGTGGGCCTCAAAGAATAACGGTGAATGTTTTCTTGGCGTGAAAGGCCACAGATTTAAGCTCAGAACTGGGCGCCAGATCACATGGCCATGCTGGCTGTGCCCAAGGGCTCCAGACTTGCTCACGTTAGGTGAACAAATCAGACCTCTGACCTAAATGACAGCAGTTCTTTATGGAGAATCAAAGTACGGAACTCAGAACATCCGCGTGCTTCCGCTAACCTTCCCGATCATCCCGTGACGTGCTACACCAACACCTACCAGCCATGCCCAACCTCTCAGATacccaccctgcctcccccacttgactgaacagcagaaagcctgactcCAGGCCCAAGGGCAAATCCTGGCAGGTTCAAGGCAACGGCTGAGCTAAGGATGGGCACACACGACACAACCCTGGCTGATAACAAGGGTGGGACGTCTGGTGTGAGACCCGCAGGAAGTGTCCTCTCCTCTTCCGTGGGACGTCGTGGGGTCTACCTGTGACCACTGCACCCGCAGCTCACGCCTTGCAACCACCAGCACAGTGAGTCCAAGGACGAGGGTGCCGCGATGGGTCAGGTAGTGCCGGAGACGGAAAgaactgggttttgtttttatggtttcttgcttttaagtaatctctacatccaacctggggctcgaactcacaaccccgagatcaagagtcacatgctccaccagctgagccagccaggcaccccagaacagaGCTCTTTGATGCTGTCCCTAAATTGCTGACTTGACCAACCCAGGACTCACCTGCTTTGGGACTTCTTGTCAAGCGAAATAAACAATGCAACTCCTTATCGTTAAGCCAATTTGGTCCCTCTTGTTGTTACTGCTTACAGCGGCAGGCATCCTGACTGCTACAAGTCAGGGTCAGCACGTCCATTTCAGGGACGATGAAACGGAGCCCAAAGAGGCCGGGTGGCCTGCTCGGGGCCCCAAGAGTACAATCCTTCCAGCCGAAGGACAGCAGCACAGAGGCCAGCCCAGCGGCACTCTCGGGGGCGTCAGGAATGCGAATGAGTAATAAGGATGTTCGGGGCTCTCCTGTCCTGAGGTCTGTCTCCCCTCTGTCTTTTCCAAACCCCTTAGACTTCCAGAATGACTGGTGGCTGGTTTCTAGAGAAAGTTCCACACTTAAACGTCCTACTAAAGGGAGTCTGAGCCTGATAGCTGAGAGGAGCTGAGGAATAAGGAGTAACTCTATTAGGAAAAttacctctctctgctcctaagcCTACTCTGTACATTTGGCCCAGAAAGATGCTTTACAAAGCACAAGCCCGAGAAATCCTGAAAAGAAAGCCTGTGTGTGATGGGGAAGTTAGTGACAGGAAGCATCTGAACATTTACCATTAAAATTCCATTCCGACTCATTCCCAACTCTTTCGCTAACATTACCCGAGGCTATTTAGAAAGTGACACAAAACTTCCGCCTCAACACCGCGGGTGAGTCGCTAATTAACGTAAGATCATCCCGATGCCGGCCTCGTTGCCAGAACCGAACCGCGATCTGCTGAAATTAAACCCAACGTCGAAAGGAAGAAGAGTTACGTCCACTGGCACGTGCCCCCAGTCCTGAGAGTTCTGTTCAACAGAAGCGGCTCCCCGTCCTTTCCtcgtctctctccctccgtctctcggGGCGGGCACGGGCAGGAGAGAGACCCTGCCGGCCACCGTGTGCCCACTCCCACGAGCCGCTTTCGCTGGCGCCTGACTCGGTCTCGCGGCGAGCCAGCTGGGGGCCATCAGCTCGTGCGATGGCCAAGGACGCTCACCCCAGCGGgccggcgggggcgcggggggggggggccggccgCCGCGAACGCCGAGCGGGCCCTCGGGGAACATCTGTACCACCGCGTCCTgcgagccccgcccccgccccgggcctaCCTCTGTGGTGTCCGAGTGCTTGTTCTGCAGCTGCTCCAGATACAGCTCGTTGACCTCCCCGAGGACCAGCAGCTGCCTGTTCAAGAACTCCATCTGCTGCTGGACCGACTCGCTGTTCGAGAGCTGTGACCACAGCACAGAAACAGGCAAGGTGAAAGACCCCGCGACGCCACGCAGGCCAGCGGGCATCAGAGAGCACCCAGCCGGGAGCGCGTGACCTCGGGGCCCGGGCACGAAAACCGCTCCCTCGGCTTCAAATCCCCTCACAGGACGGCCGGCGGGGAGGAGGGCGTCCGAGGGCAacgaaaatgggcagaagagcaCTTCGAAACTGTGCTGCGCAAAGGGGACCCAGCCCAGACGCACGTCATCAGAGCGGCCACCCACGAGATGCCCGGAGAGGACAGGCGTGCGTACGACAGTCACCGCAGGGACACGCTGTCCAGGGTCAAAGCCCAGGAAAactcatttatttccttcataagtgATCTCTACACGGTGCAGTGAATCCCAACAAGGGAGGGATCCTAGCTCAAGAAATCTCTGCGAACCAACTTTTCAAGTTTATGTAAACgaggatttaaaaataagagttccggagcgcctggggggggggttcagtcggtcgagcgtccgacttcagctcgggtcacgagcTCGCAGttgaggagttcgagccccgtgtcgggctccgcgctgacggctcggggctcggagctcggagcccggagcccgcttcagattctgcgtctccctcgctctctgccccccttcccccccaccccgcccacttGGCTCAGGCCAGACAGATGTGCTGCGGAGACCGTCTTGCGCACTGGAAGGGGTTTAGCAGCACCAGGCCCCTGCCCGCTCGGTGTCGGTAGCACCAAAAACGCCTCCACACATTGCCCAGCGTCCTCTGGGGGGGTGGAGCCGGGAGGCCAACCCTGGGGGGAACCCCGGCCGCCGGCGCACAGGCCCCATCGGAAGGAAGCGCGCCAGCAAGCTGTGTGAGAACAGACCCCGCCCGCCCCGTTTCTTACCTTCTGGGAGACCTGACTGAGCAGCAGCTCGGTATGGCACACCTTACTGTTGGCCTTCTTCAACTCCAGACGCAGCTCTGCGATCATGTTCCTGCAGTCCTCCAGCTTTGTCTGCCCAAAGAGACGGGCCACGAAGTTACACAGAACCCGCGGGCCACGGCACCGGCCCACAGACAAGCGGGAAAGCCCAGGTTCTCTACTGCTCTACTCTTCTCGGGCCATCGGGATTTAGTTTCTTAGTTTCAAAAATTCAGCTACGGTTCATTTCTGGAGTTCCTGATTGGTTTGGCAAAAGAACGAAAAGATCTTGGACCCCAGACTCTGCACCGCAGAGCCGTGGGGCTGCAGAGCAAACTCACAGCGGCGCCAGGAGGAGACTGTGAGTGTTTGAGGGAAACGCAGTGACATCTGTCGGTCACCGTGCGCACTACGCCCCGGAGGCAGGTCAGGGTTTCAGGATCAGATGTGCTCGCTAGTCCCTGGGGATGATGTCATATCTTTGCAAAGCAGGGTTCGGGTGTTTGCGGGGGAAAAAAATCGCCCTGTGAAAACCAGCGTGAAACAGGAAATGAGGGCGCCGGTCTCCAATGTGATTCCAAGATCTGAGACTCCACGCGGTGCCAGACGGGCGGGCACGGCACTGGTCAATTACTGTGGACGTTTAAAaacgaaattaaaaaaaatgtaaatttacgTGTGTGATTTTCAAACAGTGACTGCGTCATCAGGACGTAAATACTAAGTCGCTCAAGATCTGCTCAACGAGCAGAACCGTCAGGTGTCTCCCTTGGCTGCGGAACGCCAGGGAAGTTCCCCAAACGCCAAGGGAGGCTTGTAGGAACCGAGAGAGCTGGGAAGCCCTGCCTGACGCGAAACCCGCGTCCGGTGGCGTCGGAGACAAGAGCCCGCGTGCTGGCTGCGACGGACAAGGCGCCCTGGCGCCCTCCCTCGGCTGCCCCCGCCCGGCGGCCGCCCGCACCTGCAGCTCCTGGCTCTGGTTGTAGAACTCCTCTCGGTCGTGCTGCAGCTGTCTGATCTGGCTGTGGAGCTGGGTCACCATCGCGTCTCGCTGCTCCTGCAGCTGACTGTTTCTGGCTTGTTCCTTCTGCAGACTGACCTTCCATGTCTGGATGTCCTTCTCTTGTAACTTCAGCTGGTCTTTCTGACGGGGACCAAGGATGTGATCATTTTAGCCGTCTGCCACCGTGGGCGGTGAGGCTCGAGGACGAGGCGGCCACGTGCCACCCTGCCACGGGAACCCCGGGCCCAGCGTCCGCCAGCTGACAACTGTCCAGCGTGGCTCGAGGTCAAGGGTTAACCAATTTCACAGTAGCAAACGGATCACAAGATGCCAGAAGAAATTTTCTCAGGGGCCGACTGCCCCCAGTACCTTCAAAAGCCCTAACCATCAGCGCTGGTGTAGGACCTCTCATACACGCTATCAATTAAGGTCACTAAAAACGAGGAACGTTTACCGACtacccacccaggcaccgcacAAGCAGTCACGTGACTTCTTTACGTTTTAAAAGGCAAGTGCTGCTgttctcattcccattttacagaacgGCTAACAGAGGCTCCGAGAGGCTTCACCACTTTCCTAAGGCGGTAAGTGGTAGAGCCACGGCTCAGCCTCCAGGTCCAACTGGCTTCTCAACTGTGCTACGAGATTTTTGCCACAGAACAGCTTTAGGAGAGCCGGTTTCATATTTGGAGAAACAAAATGATCCGTTGGCCCTGTTGTCATCACAGCCAATTACGCACAAACAAACAGGTCCCTTGTCCCACGGTGTCCGAGGGCGGCAAGCCAATTCGGAGATCCGGCCGGTCACGTCTCGGCCTCGGAGACCGAGCGGCGGCCCCTGGCCCCACGGGGAGCACAGCTAGGCCTGAACCCCCGGGCCTCGACGCAGCCGCGGCTGTTTGCAGACTGTCGTGCTGACACGAGACCACACGCAGCCTCGGCCGAGCCGccgccccaaccccccccccccccaccccggatgCTCACCATGGCGGCGTTGTGCTCCTCCAGAGCCGCCGCCCTGGTCACCCGACGGAGGAGTCGCCTGTTCCGGAGAGCGTGCTGCTGCCTCTTAAAACGCTCATAGAGCAGCTGGTTGTGCAGTAAAAGCAACTGGTTACGGAGGGTGCGGATCTCATCTGAGGGAGGAGAGCCTGATTTTAAAGCAGAGGGAGGGTGGCAGAGATGCCTTTTACAGAAGGTTCGATCGAGACCCTCCCGTGGCTGCTAGCCCAAGAAACGCAATTCTTCAAGAAACAGGTCAGCACTCCTTTTGCACACGACCACGTGGGTCTCGGCAACAGCCATTCGTTAGAAGGGGAAGACGACTCGCTACCCATCTCTGCTTTGAAGGAACACAAGAGGGACCGATGCGGGAGGACTCCCGGGGACTTTCCCACACCGTTACTCAaggctcctctcttccctcccctgtcgTGCTCTCCCCCAGGCACGTCTCTGGTACCACTGGCCTCCCTGGGGTCTTTTCGAGGGAAGCCCGGCAGGAGGGCTGCACGTTCGGCACTCCTACTCACAGGCACTTGCCATGTGCCACTTGTCAAAAGTAGGAAATGCTGGCTTCCCAACACCTGACACGCTAGAGGCCGAGCAGATATGCCAGCTGGAGCCGTAGCAAAGGGGAGACCCGTTCCTACAGCACATGCCTCCTCCAGGGACAGAAAAGGCGGCAAGCACACAGGACCCACACGGGCTGGGTTTGGGGCTCAAGTAACAACTTTACCTCCAAAGTGGGTCCAGtcgacagacttgctgggtaaagacaACCTAGGAAGAAAGGTTTGGGGTGAAACAAAGTTACCGAGCTCGCCTGGGAAACCTCCTCCGGGCCTTTCAGTGCAGCAAGGCTAGAGCCCTTCCTTGCGGTCAAAGCATCAGAGGGATAAGAAAGTTCCAATAGCCAGGGCCGTGGGGAGTTCGAGGCAGCAGCATACATCGGATGCAGGGCCGGCGCCCACACCAAGCAGGACCCAGTCTCCAGGGTGGAGGGGCCCTCGCTCGGTGCGCGCTCAGGCCGGCCTTTGCTCGGCTCTCCAAGGCGACGGAGTGATCAAACACACTGCCGGCTATTTCAACCCTCTGCACTGCACTACACGGGCAAGTAGCCAAGTTTAAGGAGAAAGTAGGTAATTTACCTGAGCGTGTTACACCACATCTCATTCAAAAAGGGAAATCTCTTGTCAAATTCTACCTGAGGTTATTATATTAGAGACCCTGTTTAGCAACAGCAGAGGATTCAGGCTCTGGATTGGGGATTCCCTTACCCCCTCCCTAGCTAACCGGTGCAAAGGGTAATAAATGAAGGGTTGGAACAGCGGCTTGGACAGGATTCGTCTAAGAAACCCTACGTGTGAGTGCgggtgtggaggagggggcaggccaCCCCAGCCTCACACTGAAATGCTGCCGACTTTACCTTCCCTCCAAGGAGCTGTGCCaccaaaacagaaagaacaatcTACAGCTAGATAAGGAAACGCTGGGACAAACCTCCCTGTGCCACCTGAATACCACAACCTCATCCTCCGATTTTCGGAGCAGCCGTGAATGTGTCTGAGCTTCGTCACGGTACGGCGGCACGGGTCGGCGGCCCCGGGACCGCCGCGGTCAGGTGCGTGTGGACGCGACACGGTCCCGCACACGCAGAGGTGCCAGACTGGAAGGGCACTGACAGACACGGGGGAGCCAGCTGCCTCCATGAGCACAGGGAACGAGTCCCGCGTCCGTCCCTGACTGCCTGTATTTTCTGATGAAACCGGACATTGAAAGGGAAGAGAACGGGTCGGGGCCTTACCTGTTCAGCTCCTTGCTGTGTGCGTCCGCTCCCTGCTGTATCAGTCTATCCAGTATTTCCACTGGGGAGGTAGAGGGCGCATGGTCTTCCTCCGCGTTTCCTTTCGCTTTCTTTAACAGTTCCTTGGTCTTCTTGCCGACGAAGTGATGGGCGGTCTTTGGCAACGCCACCTCAAAAAGATGCTCGTAAGGGGGAGGCTGCCCACTTCCAAGGCCCACGCCCCTCTGAGGCGGGATTTTACAAGGGCTGGGAGTGAGGATGTTGGTCTCCAGCGACGCCTGGCGCTCCCTGTTCCCGGCAGGGCTCTCGCTGGTGCCTCCACAGGGCAGATCTATGGGAGTAAAGGCTTGCTTTGGTGCGTCAGGCCCAAGCTTGTCCAGGGAGGAGTTTAAAGGCTCAGGGTTCACACTGGTGCCGTGCGCGACGGAGGCGGCCGAATGGGTCTTCCGAGGGCAGCCCGGGAGACTGTCCCGGTAGAAGGGAGAGTCGAAGCCTCCTCGAGGAACCAGGAGCTCGGCGTCAGCTGTGGTGATCTCGGAGAGCTCTTTAGATATTGCcgctgagaggagggagggagacaggaggcgCCACTGTAAACGGGCCATCTGGGCGAGGCCGGGCCGTGGGGGCTGTGTGATGCCGAGTGCCACCCAGAGCGACACGTAAGACCCAGAATGAGACTCCCATCTTCTACCCCCTGGAGAAGAAAAGCCCAGCAAGCCTGGGAGCGTCGACACTAAATCCCGGTTTTAGGGCACAATGAGCGCTTTGTCATCAAGTGGCGATCCCGTCCGGGCCCAGAATCCCACACCTCAccttcttctttatctttttcaacACTATCTTCTTCCGAGGCCAGGTCCCCTAGAAACCCTGGAAGGTCACTGAGAGTGACAGAACCTTTGCTGCCAGGTAGCTCTtctaaagagaaacaaagacagcGCGAGTCAAAAAAACACACTGGTAACCCCCACAACCGCAAAGCTGTTCCACTGCAGAAGACGCCATCACGACTCGTCCTGCCGAGTGCACGGAGGAGCGCGCGGGGCGGCTCTCCCTGGAGCTACTCCAGAAAGCTATAATCAAGGGTCTGATTAAAGGTATGGAGGATTAAtcccacagaaaataaaatctttttttttttttatagttttatttgagagcaagcaggggaggggcagacagagagggaaagaatcccaagcaagccctgcactgtcagtgcagagcccgacgaggggctcagactcacgaactgtgagatcatgacccgagtcgaaaccaagagtcagatgcttcactgagcGGCCCCCGGGCGTCCCTAAAATCCTCTATTCTAAGGTCCCAGGGAACAGATAAAACCGTCTGACCAGTGCAAAACACAGGCACTCCACCGCAATAGCTTAAAAGCACTTTTTTGGATGTTATTATTAGATTGGTTTTTAGAACTGATTATGTTTCATTATCTCTGGGCTTCACCGTTTGTGGTGTTCCAGAATTTTCTTGTTTCCACATCTAACCCAAGAGGAGACAAGCAACGCCTAGTGTTACCCAGAGACCTTACCTAATCCTCTGTCATTCGGAAGATGGTGTTGTCTGTGTAGACAGGGCCTTGCTGaatctgttctctcttcctgaaaAGACAGGCATCATTTACGTGACAAGCCAGGAAACTGCGTACGTGTTCTCTTATGTAAGAGAAATACCCTAAAACGCTAAAGCGCTAACACGTTATAAAGAAGTTTAAAGTttagctcagtggttctcaaagtgtttgGTACCAGGATGCCTTTAGAGTCTTAAGAACTGAGAGTTCCGTGAGCTTTTCCTTTATGGGGTTCTATCTATTGATAGGCAACCgtatta
Above is a window of Panthera tigris isolate Pti1 chromosome D4, P.tigris_Pti1_mat1.1, whole genome shotgun sequence DNA encoding:
- the TSC1 gene encoding hamartin isoform X2, encoding MAQQANIGELVSMLDSPVLSVRDDVTAVFKENLNSDRGPMLVNTLVDYYLETSSQPVLHILTTLQEPHDKHLLDKMNDCVGRAASRLPALSLLGHVIRLQPPWKHKLSQAPLLPSLLKCLKVDTDVIVLTTGVLVLITMLPMIPQSGKQHLHDFFDIFGRLSSWCLKKPGHVTEIYLVHLHASVYALFHRLYGMYPCNFVSFLRSHYSMKENLDTFEEVVRPMMEHVRIHPELVTGSKDHELDPRRWKRLETHDVVIECAKISLDPTEASYEDGDSVSPQVSAHFPHRAADVAASPYVDTQNSCGSATSTPYSSSRLTLLNTPGQPPQTLSPPSTRLLAEPPQATLWSPSMVCGMTTPPTSPGNVPPDLSHPYSKVFGTTGGKGTPLGTPATSPPPAPLCHPDDYVHPSVLQATATPPRKEERTDSARPCLHRQHHLPNDRGLEELPGSKGSVTLSDLPGFLGDLASEEDSVEKDKEEAAISKELSEITTADAELLVPRGGFDSPFYRDSLPGCPRKTHSAASVAHGTSVNPEPLNSSLDKLGPDAPKQAFTPIDLPCGGTSESPAGNRERQASLETNILTPSPCKIPPQRGVGLGSGQPPPYEHLFEVALPKTAHHFVGKKTKELLKKAKGNAEEDHAPSTSPVEILDRLIQQGADAHSKELNRLSLPSKSVDWTHFGDEIRTLRNQLLLLHNQLLYERFKRQQHALRNRRLLRRVTRAAALEEHNAAMKDQLKLQEKDIQTWKVSLQKEQARNSQLQEQRDAMVTQLHSQIRQLQHDREEFYNQSQELQTKLEDCRNMIAELRLELKKANSKVCHTELLLSQVSQKLSNSESVQQQMEFLNRQLLVLGEVNELYLEQLQNKHSDTTEEVEMMKAAYRKELEKNRSHVLQQNQRLDTSQKRILELESHLAKKDHLLLEQKKYLEDVKLQARGQLQAAESRYEAQKRISQVFELEILDLYGRLEKDSLLKKLEEENAEAAEAAEERLACCKDGCSDSVTGHNEEAPGHNGETKPPRPAGVRGGGGSRGGGSGELSTPEKPPSQRAGPFGSRWETTTGEPATSIPTTVGSLPSSKSFLGRKARELFRNKSESQCDEDSVTISSLSETLKTEPGQDPGAEGKAPPSLDGPHPSPPTPDSVGQLHIMDYNETHHEHSEG